GCCAAAGAGGGTGAAAGCCCCGTATGCGAAATAGCGATGCACGCCGAGTCATATGACCCAGAGTATCGCCGGGCACGTGAAACCCGGCGAGAAGCAGGGGGGACCACCCTCCAAGGCTCAATACTCTCCCATGACCGATAGCGAATTAGTACCGTGAGGGAAAGGTGAAAAGCACCCCGAGAGGGGAGTGAAATAGTACCTGAAACCGTGTGCCCACAAGCAGTCGGAGCAGAGCATTTTGCTCTGTGACGGCGTGCCTTTTGTAGAATGAGCCAGCGAGTTGCCGTAATGCGGCGAGGTTAAGCTTTATAAGCGAGCCGCAGCGAAAGCGAGTCTTTAAACGGGCGCTTTTAGTCGTATATGGCAGACGCGAAGCCGGGTGAGCTATCCATGGGCAGGCTGAAGCGGGGGTAAGACCCCGTGGAGGGCCGAACCCACTTCGGTTGAAAACGGAGGGGATGACCTGTGGATAGGGGTGAAAGGCCAATCAAACCCGGAGATATCTCGTTCTCCCCGAAATAGCTTTAGGGCTAGCCTCGGGCATTTCCCCGGCGCAGGTAGAGCACCGGATCCCAAAGGGGGCTTCACCGCCTGCCGATGGGAGCCGAACTCCGAATGGTGTCGGGATAAAAAGCCCGGGAGTCAGAGCGTGTGGGCTAAGCCGCACGCTCAAAAGGGAAACAGCCCAGACCGCCCGCTAAGGCCCCCAAGTCCATGCTCAGTGGCAAAGGATGTGCGCCTGCCTAGACAACCAGGATGTTGGCTTAGAAGCAGCCATGCATTTAAAGAGTGCGTAACAGCTCACTGGTCAAGTGGACATGCGCCGACAATTCACGGGGCTCAAGCATGGCGCCGAAGCGGCGGGCTTAAAGAGGTTTTCTTTAAGCGGTAGGGGAGCGTTGCCAACAGCGATGAAGCGCAAGGGCGATCTTGCGTGGAGTGTTAGGCAAGTGAGAATGCTGGCATGAGTAGCGACAAGCGGCGTGAGAAACGCCGCCGCCGTAAGCCTAAGGTTTCCTGGGGAAGGCTAATCCCCCCAGGGTCAGTCGGGAGCTAAGGTGAGGCAGACATGCGCAACCGATGCACGACAGGTCGATATTCCTGTACCATCTCGTGTCGTTTTATCCAATGAGGCGACGGAGGAGGATAGGCGGGCGGGGTTCTGGACGTCCCCGTGAAAGCGTGTAGGGTGTTCTGGCAGGCAAATCCGCGAGAACATATGCCTGAGACGCGAGACGAAGCCATTTTGGCAAAGCCGCCAAGTCCATGCTCCCAAGAAAAACCCCTAGGGAGACACGAGGTGCCCGTACCAAAACCGACACAGGTAGGCGGGTAGAGCATACCGAGGCGATCGGGAGAACCATGGTTAAGGAACTCGGCATACTAGCCCCGTAACTTCGGGAGAAGGGGCGCCTTTCCTCGTGAAGCTTTTCACAAGCCAAAGCGAGGGGAGGCCGCAGTGAAGAGGCCCAAGCGACTGTTTACCAAAAACACAGGACTCTGCCAAGCCGCAAGGCGAAGTATAGGGTCTGACGCCTGCCCGGTGCCGGAAGGTCACGCGGATGCGTTAGGGTGTATACCCGAAGCGCTGAAGCTAAGCCCCGGTAAACGGCGGCCGTAACTATAACGGTCCTAAGGTAGCGAAATTCCTTGTCGGGTAAGTTCCGACCTGCACGAATGGCGTAACGACTTGGGCGCTGTCTCAACCATGGACCCGGTGAAATTGCATTATTCGTGAAGATGCGAATTACCCGCGGAAGGACGGAAAGACCCCGTGAACCTTTACTGCAGCTTGGCATTGGGCGCAGGCGCGGTGCGTAGAGGATAGGCAGGAGGCTATGAAACCTAGGCGCAAGCCTGGGTGGAGCCGACCTTGGAATACTGCCCTCATCGCGCCGGCGTCCTAACGCAGGCCCCTTTAACGGGTCGTGCGGACCGTGTCAGGTAGGCAGTTTGACTGGGGCGGTCACCTCCTAAAGAGTAACGGAGGTGCGCGTAAGGTCCGCTCAGGATGGTTGGCAATCATCCTTTTGAGTGCAAGAGCATAAGCGGGCTTGACTGCGAGGCCTACAAGCCGAGCAGGTGGGAAACCAGGTTCTAGTGATCCGGCGGCACAGCGTGGAATGGCCGTCGCTCAACGGATAAAAGGTACTCCGGGGATAACAGGCTGATCTTGCCCAAGAGTCCACATCGACGGCAAGGTTTGGCACCTCGATGTCGGCTCATCGCATCCTGGGGCTGGAGTCGGTCCCAAGGGTATGGCTGTTCGCCATTTAAAGCGGTACGCGAGCTGGGTTCAGAACGTCGTGAGACAGTTCGGTCCCTATCCTCCGCGGGCGCAAGAGGATTGAGGAGATCTGCCCCTAGTACGAGAGGACCGGGGTGGACGGACCTCCGGTGCAGCGGTTGTCGACCAACGGCACTGCCGCGTAGCCGCGTCCGGAACGGATAACCGCTGAAAGCATCTAAGCGGGAAGCCGTCTCCAAGATGAGTCCTCTTTTTGGTAAGGGCACTGGTAGACTACCAGTTTGATAGGCCGCAGCTGTACGCACAGCAATGTGTTTTTAGGCAAGCGGTACTAATAGCCCGAGCTCTTCATCATATTCCATATGACAATTGCGCTTGTATACATCAAGAATCGAGACGCTATGCGGCCCTCAGGGTGCATGACAAGTCCCATAGAAGAACACTCGGATTAAGGCGCCGGCGCGCCTTAAAGAGACCTTACTCTTGAGCGCCCGGCACGAGCGCGGCCATGGAGGCGGGGATCACCCGGTCCCATCCCGAACCCGGCAGTTAAGCCCGCCCTCGCCGAAAGTACTACGGAGGTAAGTCCGTGGGAGGATAGGGCGCCGCGCTCGTGTCGTGCACTGAAGAGGTGGGTGCTTATAGGATGTCTACGAGACTCGCTTAGCGGGTCTTTTGTGTTTAGAACGGCTGCGGCAGTTCTCTCCTGTAAACACTATCCGTGCCTCTCTAGCAGGAACAGGGTATATTGCTCTGCCTTTTGTGTTTTCAGTAGCTTTAGCTTTGCAAAAGGGCAAATGGTATTGTCTCTCCAATGCCCGAGGTGCCGATAACATCCCCATGGGTAGTTACAATAATTGCTTCTAAACCATCAATTGACTCGATACATTCAAGAGCTCGTTTAGCTCCCATAACAATAAGTGCTGTTGTATAGCCGTCGGCATCTATTGACTGTGGAGCTATGACAGTAGCACTTAAGACATCAGTTTCAGCGGGCATACCCGTTGTTGGGTCGAGGATATGATGGTAAAAGACCCCTTCAATTTCAGCAGCTCGCTCATAGATTCCGCTGGTGACCGCTGAGGCATCGGCAATCTCGACTACGCCGAAGCAGGTAAGCGTACTCATGCTGCTTGAAGGCAGCGGACTCCGCAGCCCAACGTGCCAAGGCTTCCCAGCCTGTTTTTCTCCGAGTACCGCTACGTTGCCTCCAAGATTTATGATCGCCCGCGCAACGTCCTGCTGTTTAAGCAGGCGTGTGATGCTATCGGTGATATACCCCTTCGCAATACCGCCAAGATCAAGGCATGCATCAGCATCAGAAATCGTTATCGTGCGCTGGCCTGCAGATCCGCTTAACGTAATAGCTTCCCAATCAACATGCGCTAATGCTGCAGCAAGATCTTCGCGGCAGGGAATAATGCGATCTTGAAGATTCCACAGGCGGGTGACTGTACCCATTGTGATGTCAAAGGCACCGTCTGTTGCCTGACAATAAAAAAGAGCGGCTTCGATAATCTCTGCAAGTTCATCGCTAATAGGGGTAGTTTTACCCGCTTGCTGATTAAGACGATAGAGTTCACTTTCCGGATTAAAACAGGACAGCATGCGTTCATAGTGCTGACAGAGTGCTTCTACCTGATCAAGAATGGTGTCGTCGTCTGTTTCTACTTCGATATGGTTTTCGGTGTTGAAAAGAAAAAAGTCCCGTGAAAGCATAAGAGATGCCGATCGTCGTTGGAAACTGAAAAGAGAGCGTATGCAGCATAGCACAGCGAATCGCTTGCCTGTATGATGGCAGCACGATGGCGCAACTGCGACAGTATGTGTTTTGCTGTGCAATCAGGAGGAACTGATGGAACCGCAATCAAAAGTTATTGTCTTTGGCATGGGTGGCACGATTGCGGGAACAGGGAGTGCTGGAAAGTCAATCAATTACCAGCCTGGTCAGCTGGACGTTGACGACCTGTTGCAGAACATTCCTCCTGATATGCGCTCGCACACAACTGTTGTGGGACAGCAAATCTGTAACGTCAATTCAGATGACGTTACTTCACAACAGTGGATCGATCTTGCGTGTCGTATCAATGCTCGTGCGAGCGACCCTGATGTGGACGGGTTTGTTGTCACGCATGGTACGGACACGCTTGAGGAAACGGCGTACTTCCTGAACTTGACAGTCAAAACGAAAAAGCCGGTAGTGATAACCGGTGCCATGCGTCCAGCAACAGCTCTATCAGCCGACGGCCCCTTGAATCTTATACAGGCCATACGTTTGGCAACAAATCGCCAGGCGTATGGTCTGGGAGTTCTTGTCTGTTTTG
This genomic interval from Cryptobacterium curtum DSM 15641 contains the following:
- a CDS encoding FAD:protein FMN transferase yields the protein MLSRDFFLFNTENHIEVETDDDTILDQVEALCQHYERMLSCFNPESELYRLNQQAGKTTPISDELAEIIEAALFYCQATDGAFDITMGTVTRLWNLQDRIIPCREDLAAALAHVDWEAITLSGSAGQRTITISDADACLDLGGIAKGYITDSITRLLKQQDVARAIINLGGNVAVLGEKQAGKPWHVGLRSPLPSSSMSTLTCFGVVEIADASAVTSGIYERAAEIEGVFYHHILDPTTGMPAETDVLSATVIAPQSIDADGYTTALIVMGAKRALECIESIDGLEAIIVTTHGDVIGTSGIGETIPFALLQS